The Lacipirellula parvula genome window below encodes:
- a CDS encoding response regulator transcription factor, with amino-acid sequence MAVEPLVCIIDDDAEFANSLAVLVQSMGVRAQTFPSADAYVEQFDPLIPGCLILDVRMQRTSGLALQERLASLPLSPPVIIMTGHAEVPTALRAMRMGAVDFLQKTFQESELYDAIQRALEQDSRTRAAYFRKEAIDRRFAQLTAAERAVLDQVLQGEANKSIAANLGVSRRTVEDRRARIMMKLEVDTLADLVRISLEAGSHI; translated from the coding sequence ATGGCCGTTGAACCATTGGTTTGCATCATCGACGACGACGCAGAGTTCGCGAATTCACTCGCGGTTTTAGTTCAATCGATGGGCGTTCGTGCGCAGACGTTTCCCTCCGCCGACGCTTACGTCGAGCAGTTCGATCCGCTAATTCCCGGCTGCTTGATCCTCGACGTCCGCATGCAACGGACGAGCGGCCTAGCACTCCAAGAGCGGCTAGCCAGCCTGCCGTTGAGCCCTCCGGTCATCATCATGACCGGCCATGCCGAGGTTCCCACGGCACTGCGGGCCATGCGGATGGGCGCTGTCGATTTCCTGCAGAAGACCTTCCAGGAGTCGGAACTGTATGACGCGATCCAACGGGCCTTAGAGCAGGACTCCCGCACCCGCGCTGCGTATTTCCGCAAGGAAGCCATCGATCGGCGGTTCGCACAACTCACGGCGGCCGAGCGTGCGGTTCTCGATCAGGTGCTGCAAGGCGAAGCGAATAAGTCGATCGCCGCCAATCTGGGGGTAAGTCGCCGGACGGTGGAGGACCGGCGCGCCCGGATCATGATGAAGTTGGAGGTCGACACGCTTGCCGACTTGGTGCGCATCTCCCTAGAGGCCGGCTCGCACATCTGA
- a CDS encoding fucose isomerase codes for MASREVLLLASGDQRLSANQNCWAAQHEMEERLGQAVAALGYTLRRAHPYKETEGHGFLASQREGMETFRSIPPDAPLIVAEAVWQYSHHVLAGLTTHRGPILTVANWSGQWPGLVGMLNLNASLTKAGVRYSTLWSEDFTDDYFTSRLKSWLETGRCDHRVDHVHPLLAAGLKSDAADAGRGLAEELQRDKAIMGVFDEGCMGMFNAIIPDHLLHRTGVFKERLSQSALYYESLQVAPVDAKAVYDWIRERGMRFHFGVDGASELTQEQVFRQCRMYVAAVRLADDFGCSLIGIQYQQGLKDLLPASDLVEGMLNNADRPPVRSRDGSRELFAGEPVVHFNEVDECAGLDGLITYRVQRALGQPVESTLHDIRWGDVDRSGTVDGYVWVLLISGAAPPAHFIDGWAGAEGFRQPAMYFPSGGSTLRGVSRPGEIVWSRIYVADDALHMDLGRGTVVALPDEETERRWQATTYQWPIMHAQLHGVSRDQLMAKHQSNHIQVVYSDEALAADQTLQAKAAMALALGIRVNLCGVTL; via the coding sequence ATGGCTTCTCGCGAAGTGCTGCTGTTGGCCAGCGGCGACCAACGACTCTCCGCTAATCAAAACTGCTGGGCCGCTCAGCACGAGATGGAAGAGCGACTCGGCCAGGCCGTCGCAGCGCTCGGCTACACGCTGCGGCGGGCTCACCCTTACAAGGAGACGGAAGGCCATGGCTTTCTCGCCAGCCAACGCGAAGGGATGGAAACGTTCCGCTCAATTCCCCCCGACGCGCCTCTCATCGTCGCCGAGGCGGTGTGGCAATACTCGCATCACGTCCTCGCCGGCCTGACGACCCATCGCGGGCCAATCCTCACCGTGGCGAATTGGTCGGGCCAATGGCCCGGGCTCGTCGGGATGCTCAACCTCAACGCCTCGCTCACGAAGGCGGGCGTGCGGTACTCGACGCTCTGGAGCGAAGACTTCACCGACGACTATTTTACCAGTCGCCTGAAGTCGTGGCTGGAGACTGGACGATGCGACCACCGAGTTGACCACGTCCACCCGCTGCTAGCGGCCGGTCTGAAGAGCGACGCCGCCGATGCGGGACGCGGTCTCGCCGAGGAACTCCAGCGCGACAAAGCGATTATGGGAGTGTTCGACGAAGGCTGCATGGGGATGTTCAACGCGATCATTCCCGATCATCTCCTTCACCGCACTGGAGTGTTCAAGGAACGCCTCAGCCAGTCGGCCCTCTACTATGAATCCCTCCAAGTCGCACCGGTCGACGCAAAGGCGGTCTACGACTGGATCCGCGAGCGCGGCATGCGGTTCCATTTCGGCGTCGATGGCGCTTCCGAATTGACCCAAGAGCAAGTCTTCCGCCAGTGCCGGATGTATGTCGCGGCGGTCCGACTCGCCGACGATTTTGGCTGCAGCCTCATCGGCATCCAATATCAGCAGGGGTTGAAGGATTTGTTGCCCGCGAGCGACCTCGTCGAGGGGATGCTCAACAACGCCGATCGGCCGCCGGTGCGCAGTCGCGACGGCAGCCGCGAACTATTCGCAGGCGAACCGGTCGTCCACTTCAACGAGGTCGACGAGTGCGCCGGGCTCGACGGCCTCATCACCTACCGCGTGCAGCGCGCGCTTGGCCAACCAGTCGAAAGCACGCTCCACGACATTCGCTGGGGCGACGTCGATCGCAGCGGCACGGTCGACGGCTACGTCTGGGTGCTGCTCATCAGCGGCGCCGCGCCGCCGGCGCACTTCATCGATGGCTGGGCCGGCGCCGAAGGGTTCCGCCAGCCGGCGATGTACTTCCCCAGCGGCGGCAGCACGCTCCGCGGGGTCTCACGGCCGGGCGAAATCGTCTGGTCGCGGATTTACGTTGCTGACGATGCGCTCCACATGGACCTCGGCCGCGGCACAGTCGTCGCATTGCCTGACGAAGAAACCGAACGTCGTTGGCAAGCCACGACCTACCAGTGGCCGATCATGCACGCCCAGCTGCATGGCGTGAGTCGCGATCAACTGATGGCAAAGCACCAGTCGAATCACATCCAGGTTGTTTACAGCGACGAAGCCTTGGCGGCTGATCAAACGCTGCAGGCGAAAGCGGCGATGGCCCTCGCCCTCGGAATCCGCGTGAACCTGTGCGGCGTCACGTTATAG
- a CDS encoding chemotaxis protein CheD produces the protein MSATLTIRRPETMVGMGQIAVLIGEERASAVLGSCVGVALYDEKRKLGTLAHIVLPTSAGRPGLPGKFVDTAIVWMLNELKSRGADPRRLTCKLTGGATMFASNGPFQIGQQNIDATRQTLQAANVRIVAEHLGGSKGRRITFDCESFAVVVETAGEASATL, from the coding sequence ATGTCCGCCACGCTCACAATTCGACGCCCCGAAACCATGGTCGGCATGGGCCAGATCGCCGTGTTGATCGGCGAGGAACGGGCCAGCGCCGTTCTCGGGTCGTGCGTCGGCGTGGCGCTATACGACGAGAAACGCAAACTCGGCACGCTTGCTCACATCGTGTTGCCGACCTCGGCCGGCCGACCGGGACTGCCGGGGAAGTTCGTCGACACGGCGATCGTTTGGATGCTCAACGAACTCAAATCGCGCGGCGCCGACCCGCGGCGGTTGACGTGCAAACTGACTGGCGGGGCGACGATGTTCGCCTCCAACGGCCCGTTCCAGATCGGCCAACAGAACATCGACGCGACGCGGCAAACGCTGCAAGCGGCGAACGTCAGAATCGTGGCGGAACACCTAGGCGGCTCCAAAGGTCGCCGCATCACCTTTGACTGCGAATCGTTCGCCGTCGTCGTCGAAACGGCGGGCGAAGCGAGTGCAACGCTGTAG
- a CDS encoding chemotaxis protein CheC: MTANVINNAHAKRAWEQVFAPAIEKASSAMSAWTHGEVTLALDEVREAAVEEVAVTLDLTDELSTLVMLAVGGDLGGQLILTFDRVNACRLIESLLGRDIDATSAWSELEISALQETGNILGSAYLNAMTALTGRRFWPSPPLVTEDYAMSVVQQAVMSQAMTEDRVLLCRTRFSRLGQRVEWNLIFVPSPELLELLRETAEGL, translated from the coding sequence GTGACCGCGAACGTCATCAACAACGCGCATGCGAAACGGGCCTGGGAGCAGGTCTTCGCACCGGCGATCGAAAAAGCCTCGTCCGCGATGAGCGCCTGGACTCACGGCGAAGTAACGCTCGCGCTCGACGAGGTCCGCGAAGCCGCGGTCGAAGAGGTTGCAGTGACGCTCGACCTGACCGATGAGCTATCGACCCTGGTCATGCTGGCCGTCGGCGGCGATCTAGGAGGGCAACTGATCCTCACGTTCGATCGCGTCAACGCCTGCCGCTTGATCGAGTCGCTGCTTGGTCGCGACATCGACGCGACGTCGGCTTGGAGCGAACTTGAGATTTCCGCCTTGCAAGAAACGGGAAACATCCTCGGTTCGGCTTACCTCAACGCGATGACCGCGCTGACTGGCCGCCGCTTCTGGCCGTCGCCGCCGCTAGTGACGGAAGATTACGCGATGAGCGTCGTCCAGCAGGCGGTAATGTCGCAAGCGATGACCGAAGATCGCGTCCTCTTGTGTCGCACAAGATTTTCGCGACTGGGGCAGCGAGTGGAGTGGAACTTAATTTTCGTTCCGTCGCCAGAATTATTGGAGCTACTTCGAGAGACTGCAGAAGGGCTTTGA
- a CDS encoding response regulator transcription factor codes for MDFQPAAHIVDSNDDSRHSLQKLVASMGFVAVTFASPAEFLEGAAQGRRGCLILSLPAPAYTGLGVLEQLATLPDALPIIVVTDCNSVPPAVRAVQLGVAAYLQRHCFSETSLWEAIHAAFARDAVQRAAYERRQALLARYSELSLRERHILELIIQGCDHKQIADDLNVSRRTVENRRSKIMSKLGADTFPQLIAISIELGISADRKPGS; via the coding sequence GTGGATTTTCAGCCTGCCGCTCACATTGTCGATAGCAACGATGATTCACGTCACTCGTTGCAGAAGCTCGTTGCCTCGATGGGTTTCGTCGCCGTGACGTTCGCGTCGCCCGCGGAATTTCTCGAAGGAGCGGCGCAAGGGCGACGCGGCTGCCTGATTCTGTCGCTGCCCGCGCCTGCGTACACTGGCCTCGGCGTACTGGAGCAGTTGGCGACGCTACCCGACGCGTTGCCGATTATCGTCGTCACCGATTGCAATTCTGTGCCGCCCGCGGTTCGGGCGGTGCAGCTTGGCGTTGCGGCCTACCTGCAGCGGCACTGTTTCTCGGAAACGTCGTTGTGGGAAGCGATCCACGCCGCCTTTGCTCGCGACGCGGTGCAACGCGCCGCCTACGAACGCCGCCAAGCGCTGCTCGCGCGGTATAGCGAACTAAGCCTGCGCGAGCGGCATATCCTGGAACTGATCATCCAGGGATGCGATCACAAGCAGATCGCCGACGATCTGAACGTCAGCCGGCGCACCGTCGAAAACCGCCGCTCGAAGATCATGTCGAAGCTTGGCGCCGATACGTTCCCTCAGCTGATCGCCATCTCGATCGAACTCGGCATCTCAGCGGACAGAAAGCCAGGAAGCTGA
- a CDS encoding response regulator, with amino-acid sequence MSHTLLVTDDSMIVREMIKDLAIEAGWTVVGEAVNGQQAIEKYHELRPDAMTLDLVMPEYDGLHALRGVRALDPRAKILVVSAIDQTDVLQEALKLGAADFIVKPFAKDRAQRALATLFGEKPILIHETAVSAGGAK; translated from the coding sequence ATGAGCCATACGTTGCTGGTGACCGACGATTCAATGATCGTCCGCGAGATGATCAAGGATCTGGCGATCGAAGCCGGCTGGACTGTCGTCGGCGAGGCCGTGAACGGCCAGCAGGCGATCGAGAAGTATCACGAGCTGCGCCCCGATGCGATGACGCTCGACTTGGTGATGCCGGAGTACGACGGCCTGCACGCCCTCCGCGGCGTTCGGGCTCTCGATCCGCGGGCGAAGATTCTGGTCGTCAGCGCGATCGACCAGACCGACGTGCTCCAAGAGGCGCTCAAGCTCGGCGCCGCCGATTTCATCGTGAAGCCATTCGCCAAGGATCGCGCACAACGCGCCCTGGCGACGTTGTTCGGCGAGAAGCCGATCTTGATTCATGAAACGGCGGTCTCCGCCGGAGGTGCGAAATGA
- a CDS encoding methyl-accepting chemotaxis protein: MVATAKALRNGKPVASKSTKANASNSIEALREQLTLNRAMAENSPINILLADRDLKIIYANPASLKTLKTIEKYLPVRAEEVVGQSVDVFHKQPEHQRRILSTDRNLPHRAVIAIGPEKADLLVSPIYDEAGEYLGPMVTWEVVTEKLAMEERSLDYTNQIAAISAAQAVIEFQLDGTIVTANDNFLKAVGYSLDEIKGKHHRMFVDPNYARTVEYSQFWEKLNRGESDAGQYQRFGKNGKEVWIQARYSALLNAEGKPYKVVKYASDITEQIRLQEAQKEQEQREREVQAELRRKVDEILVVVNAASQGDLTKPLTVDGNDAVGELANGLRKMTTDLRGVITQVIEGAAQFTEGARVVSESAQTLAHGAQTQSASVEEMSATIEELTRSIEAVKENATGASGVAQQTSALAGDGGAAVRKSVEAMERIKTSSTQISEIIQVISEIASQTNLLALNAAIEAARAGEHGLGFAVVADEVRKLAERSSEAAKEISALIKESTQRVSEGATLSAQTGEALAKIIDSAESTAKKITEIATAAVEQAQSAVEVSKAIQMISQVTEQSAAGSEEMASSSEELGAQAASLRELVSGFKVN; this comes from the coding sequence ATGGTCGCTACTGCCAAAGCCCTCCGCAACGGGAAACCGGTCGCCTCGAAGTCAACGAAGGCCAACGCCTCGAACTCGATCGAAGCTCTGCGCGAACAACTTACGCTCAACCGCGCGATGGCCGAGAACTCGCCGATCAACATCCTCCTCGCCGACCGCGATCTGAAGATCATCTATGCCAACCCGGCGAGCCTGAAGACGCTTAAGACGATTGAAAAGTACTTGCCGGTGCGAGCAGAAGAAGTGGTCGGCCAATCGGTCGACGTCTTCCACAAGCAGCCGGAACACCAACGCCGGATTCTCAGCACCGACCGCAACCTGCCGCACCGTGCCGTGATCGCAATCGGCCCGGAGAAGGCCGACCTGCTCGTGTCGCCGATCTACGATGAGGCAGGCGAGTACCTCGGTCCGATGGTGACGTGGGAAGTGGTGACCGAAAAGCTCGCCATGGAAGAGCGAAGCCTCGACTACACCAACCAGATCGCGGCGATCAGCGCGGCTCAAGCGGTGATTGAATTCCAGTTGGACGGAACGATCGTCACCGCCAACGACAACTTCTTGAAGGCAGTCGGCTACAGCCTCGACGAAATCAAGGGCAAGCATCACCGGATGTTCGTCGATCCGAACTACGCGCGTACGGTCGAGTACTCGCAATTTTGGGAGAAGCTGAACCGCGGCGAGTCGGACGCTGGGCAGTATCAACGCTTCGGCAAGAACGGTAAGGAAGTTTGGATCCAAGCCCGTTACAGCGCGCTGCTGAACGCCGAAGGCAAGCCCTACAAGGTCGTGAAGTACGCCTCGGACATCACCGAGCAAATTCGCTTGCAGGAAGCCCAGAAGGAGCAAGAGCAGCGCGAACGCGAAGTCCAGGCCGAGCTCCGCCGCAAGGTCGACGAGATCCTCGTCGTCGTGAATGCCGCCTCGCAGGGCGACCTGACGAAGCCGCTGACCGTGGATGGCAACGACGCCGTCGGCGAACTCGCCAACGGATTGCGGAAGATGACAACCGACCTGCGGGGCGTGATCACCCAGGTGATCGAAGGCGCCGCTCAGTTCACCGAAGGCGCCCGCGTCGTGTCGGAAAGTGCTCAAACGCTCGCCCACGGCGCCCAAACGCAAAGCGCCTCGGTCGAGGAGATGAGTGCGACGATCGAAGAGCTGACCCGCAGCATTGAAGCAGTGAAGGAGAACGCGACCGGCGCCAGCGGCGTCGCTCAGCAAACGAGCGCTCTCGCCGGCGACGGCGGCGCCGCGGTTCGCAAGAGCGTCGAAGCGATGGAGCGGATCAAGACCTCCTCGACGCAGATCTCTGAGATCATCCAGGTGATCTCGGAAATCGCCAGTCAAACGAACTTGCTCGCTCTCAACGCTGCGATCGAAGCGGCCCGTGCCGGCGAACATGGCCTTGGGTTCGCGGTCGTCGCCGACGAAGTCCGCAAGCTGGCCGAGCGTTCGAGCGAAGCCGCCAAGGAGATTTCGGCCTTGATCAAGGAATCGACCCAACGGGTGAGCGAAGGCGCCACGCTGAGTGCTCAGACCGGCGAGGCCTTGGCCAAGATCATCGATAGCGCCGAGTCGACCGCCAAGAAGATCACCGAGATTGCGACGGCCGCCGTTGAGCAAGCTCAGAGCGCCGTCGAAGTCTCGAAGGCGATTCAGATGATCTCGCAGGTGACTGAGCAATCGGCCGCCGGGAGCGAAGAGATGGCTTCGAGCAGCGAAGAACTCGGCGCCCAAGCCGCTTCGCTTCGCGAGCTTGTCTCGGGCTTCAAGGTGAACTAG
- a CDS encoding chemotaxis protein CheW, with amino-acid sequence MSNSEVKLAPQSQRQADAGTIQVVSFRLANEEYGIEITKVQEIILVGEITRVPQTSPYIKGLINLRSTVIPIVDLRLRFGMPEEAATDETRIMVMNVGDKTTGIIVDAVSEVLRISREQMAPPPPTVSGLGRDYLTGLAKLEKRLLILLDVDRLLSEVTAATSTAA; translated from the coding sequence ATGTCGAACAGCGAAGTCAAACTTGCGCCGCAAAGCCAACGGCAGGCGGATGCGGGGACGATTCAGGTCGTCAGCTTCAGATTGGCGAACGAAGAGTACGGAATCGAAATCACCAAGGTGCAGGAAATCATCCTGGTGGGAGAAATCACGCGCGTGCCGCAGACGTCTCCTTACATCAAAGGACTGATCAACTTGCGAAGCACCGTCATCCCGATCGTCGACCTGCGTCTGCGATTCGGCATGCCCGAAGAAGCGGCGACCGATGAAACGCGGATCATGGTGATGAACGTCGGCGACAAAACGACGGGTATCATCGTCGACGCAGTAAGCGAGGTGCTGCGGATTTCCCGAGAACAGATGGCGCCTCCCCCGCCGACCGTCTCGGGTCTCGGCCGCGACTATTTGACCGGCTTGGCGAAGCTTGAGAAGCGGCTATTGATCTTGCTCGACGTCGACCGCTTGCTCTCGGAAGTCACCGCCGCGACGTCGACTGCTGCCTAG
- a CDS encoding Hpt domain-containing protein translates to MSNNDQMMDEILGDFLDESTELLQTLNARLLQLDEFTQIPDASRPAYPCPDLLNEMFRAAHSLKGLSGMLRLDNVNGLTHRMENLLDAARNSELTVTAETVDVFFKAVDRLEGMIEALRAEEEDGGDSQEVIESIERLLAREGVLKELASAAEIERRFAQGMAEAAEATSVVVTEGEIEIDGGVARVSVTQVATLPVIDNSDDPLADVRDDEDIPPKYLAIFLDESELTLDDLSEVLVGGPDVAANEMLLVNCHRIKGSASSIGLHRVARLAHRMEDIVQDCRRQQRPVPGESVDAMLRCADAIRAFTGGLRTGVATDWLSSAYQLLMSSGGAGYADGAACEITLAPCNECGDAHLPLARAAFPRNGQGFVGHVKFESDLPLSELKAILLVDRLRSLGSFCYCHPDEADMVRMNGVACLTFGLSTTESLEEMRRTLTVDGVTEVKLAAVIDLAKACETTAFAVETDRSSDDAVVTSRDLTPSRGPAAEGGSDAGDGESRSSGKSKPVETLRVDIDRLDQLMNLAGQLVINRARFGQIGAKLKGFSTIKSTLNTVASAHRSALRLTSGFDEYYGSQTSPEIDELRMIASQMRDDLESLQHDLGQLTQMRTALNDLSEAVHQLDRVSDGIQNTVMDTRMVPIGPLFMRFKRVVRDLTRTSNKQIELVIMGESTELDKRMIDELGDPLIHLIRNSADHGIESLEARIAAGKNPQGTITLNAFHRGNRIVIQITDDGKGLDAERILAKGIAKGLVKESDAERMTPQQIYQLIWNPGFSTAEKVTEVSGRGMGMDIVLSKVEGLNGAIELRSEPGKGTTFEIKLPLTMAILPSLLTVIDGDVFAIPVESVVEIVRVGASEVGTVHGQRTARVRDRVISVIELNEVFVWNQPAPSELGAAEQSTSDDQTLVIVGVEGSELGLRVDALLGEQDVVIKSLEENFENVGGVAGASILGDGRVSLILDVGSLLAMSQQGQRALEAEEALSV, encoded by the coding sequence ATGAGCAACAACGATCAAATGATGGACGAGATCCTCGGTGACTTCCTCGACGAGTCGACCGAGCTGTTGCAGACGCTCAACGCGCGGCTGTTGCAGCTGGATGAGTTCACGCAAATCCCCGATGCGTCGCGGCCCGCCTACCCCTGCCCCGACCTGCTCAACGAGATGTTCCGCGCGGCCCACAGCCTCAAAGGGCTGTCGGGCATGCTGCGGCTCGACAACGTGAACGGCCTCACCCACCGCATGGAGAATCTGCTCGATGCGGCCCGTAATTCCGAACTGACGGTAACGGCCGAGACAGTCGACGTCTTCTTTAAAGCGGTCGATCGGCTCGAAGGGATGATCGAAGCGCTCCGCGCCGAGGAAGAGGACGGCGGCGATTCGCAGGAAGTGATTGAATCGATCGAACGTCTGCTGGCCCGCGAAGGCGTGCTCAAGGAACTCGCATCCGCCGCGGAAATCGAGCGTCGCTTCGCCCAAGGCATGGCCGAGGCGGCTGAGGCGACCAGCGTCGTCGTCACCGAAGGCGAGATTGAAATCGACGGAGGCGTCGCTCGCGTGAGCGTGACGCAAGTCGCGACGCTGCCGGTCATTGACAACAGCGATGATCCGCTTGCCGACGTTCGTGACGACGAAGATATTCCGCCGAAGTACCTGGCGATCTTCCTCGATGAGAGCGAACTGACGCTTGACGATTTGTCGGAGGTTCTCGTCGGCGGGCCAGACGTTGCCGCGAACGAGATGCTGCTGGTCAATTGCCATCGCATCAAAGGCTCGGCGTCTTCGATCGGACTCCATCGCGTGGCGCGGCTTGCCCACCGCATGGAGGACATCGTTCAAGACTGCCGCCGTCAGCAACGCCCCGTGCCAGGCGAATCGGTCGATGCGATGCTCCGCTGCGCGGATGCGATTCGCGCGTTCACCGGCGGCCTGCGGACGGGCGTTGCGACTGATTGGTTGAGCAGCGCCTATCAACTCCTCATGTCAAGCGGCGGAGCAGGCTACGCCGACGGCGCCGCGTGCGAGATCACGCTCGCCCCGTGCAACGAATGCGGCGACGCCCATTTGCCGCTGGCACGCGCGGCCTTCCCACGCAACGGTCAGGGCTTCGTGGGCCATGTGAAATTCGAAAGCGATTTGCCGCTGAGCGAACTGAAGGCCATTCTGCTCGTCGATCGACTCCGCAGCCTTGGCTCATTCTGCTACTGCCATCCCGACGAAGCCGACATGGTGCGGATGAACGGCGTGGCTTGCCTAACGTTCGGCCTGTCGACGACCGAGTCACTCGAAGAGATGCGCCGCACGCTGACCGTCGACGGCGTCACCGAAGTGAAGCTGGCCGCCGTCATCGACTTGGCGAAGGCTTGCGAAACGACCGCCTTCGCCGTCGAAACCGACCGCTCCAGCGATGACGCCGTCGTAACGTCGCGAGATCTCACCCCGTCGCGTGGCCCCGCGGCCGAAGGCGGTAGCGACGCCGGCGACGGCGAGTCTCGCTCCAGCGGCAAGTCGAAGCCAGTTGAAACGCTCCGCGTCGATATCGACCGCCTCGATCAACTGATGAACCTGGCGGGCCAGTTGGTGATTAATCGCGCTCGCTTCGGGCAGATTGGCGCCAAGCTCAAAGGCTTCTCGACGATCAAGTCGACGCTGAACACAGTCGCCTCGGCTCATCGCTCGGCATTGCGGTTGACTAGCGGCTTTGACGAGTACTACGGCTCGCAGACCTCGCCCGAGATCGACGAACTGCGAATGATCGCCAGCCAGATGCGCGACGATCTTGAGTCGCTGCAGCATGACTTGGGCCAGTTAACGCAAATGCGGACGGCTCTTAACGATCTGTCGGAAGCGGTTCACCAACTCGATCGCGTCTCCGACGGCATCCAGAACACGGTGATGGACACCCGCATGGTGCCGATCGGGCCGCTGTTTATGCGGTTCAAGCGGGTCGTCCGCGACCTTACCCGCACGAGCAACAAGCAGATCGAGCTCGTGATTATGGGCGAGTCGACGGAGCTCGACAAGCGGATGATCGACGAACTCGGCGATCCGCTAATTCACTTGATTCGCAACTCGGCCGACCACGGCATCGAGAGCCTCGAGGCGCGGATCGCCGCTGGCAAGAACCCGCAAGGGACGATCACCCTCAACGCCTTCCACCGCGGCAATCGCATCGTCATTCAGATCACCGACGACGGCAAAGGCCTCGACGCCGAACGCATCCTCGCGAAGGGTATTGCCAAAGGATTGGTAAAGGAAAGCGACGCCGAGCGGATGACGCCGCAGCAGATTTACCAATTGATTTGGAACCCTGGTTTCAGCACCGCGGAGAAGGTGACGGAAGTTTCGGGCCGCGGCATGGGGATGGACATCGTCCTCTCGAAAGTCGAAGGGCTCAACGGCGCCATCGAGCTACGCAGCGAGCCTGGCAAGGGCACGACGTTCGAAATCAAACTGCCGCTGACGATGGCGATCTTGCCGAGCTTGTTGACCGTCATCGACGGCGACGTCTTCGCGATCCCGGTCGAATCGGTCGTCGAGATCGTCCGCGTTGGCGCCAGCGAGGTCGGCACCGTCCACGGTCAACGGACTGCGCGGGTCCGCGATCGCGTGATTTCCGTCATCGAACTAAATGAAGTCTTCGTCTGGAACCAGCCGGCGCCGAGCGAACTGGGCGCTGCCGAGCAGTCGACCAGCGACGATCAAACATTGGTGATCGTCGGCGTCGAAGGGAGCGAGCTAGGGTTGCGCGTCGACGCGCTTCTCGGCGAGCAAGACGTCGTCATCAAATCACTGGAAGAGAACTTCGAGAACGTCGGCGGCGTGGCGGGGGCGAGCATCCTGGGCGATGGTCGCGTCTCGCTCATCCTCGACGTCGGCTCGCTCCTGGCCATGTCTCAGCAGGGGCAGCGGGCACTCGAAGCGGAAGAAGCACTCAGCGTCTAA
- a CDS encoding CheR family methyltransferase, with protein sequence MLSTPANPAPPTLSTVVDVTPKQLENYAKLIYEKIGVTISPQKTTLLSNRLRRRLRARGLASYDDYFKLLKSAPTSDPEWEAFLQEVTTHETYLFRDENHWNWLRDKFVPEMIAEQKAGKRRPALRVWSAACSTGDEATTIACCLMDRLPAAPAWQVEILGTDVGAGAVAQARLGAFSERAMRLVPKAYRQRFFEAGTGGACATMKAAYRKMLRFETHNLLEPLKEMPFDLVVLKNVLIYFDAESKKRVLSQIKRVLRPGGYLITGAAEGVSELVGEFESTCGWLHRWPGSK encoded by the coding sequence ATGCTTTCGACCCCCGCCAACCCAGCTCCGCCGACGTTGTCGACGGTCGTCGACGTAACGCCCAAGCAGCTGGAAAACTACGCGAAGCTGATCTACGAAAAGATCGGCGTCACGATCTCGCCTCAAAAGACGACGCTGCTGTCGAACCGGTTGCGGCGTCGGCTGCGGGCGCGGGGGCTCGCTTCGTACGACGACTACTTCAAGCTGTTGAAGAGTGCGCCAACGAGCGATCCCGAGTGGGAAGCGTTTCTGCAGGAAGTGACGACTCACGAAACGTATCTGTTTCGCGACGAGAACCATTGGAACTGGCTGCGTGACAAATTTGTGCCCGAAATGATCGCTGAGCAAAAGGCGGGCAAGCGCCGCCCTGCCCTGCGAGTTTGGTCGGCAGCGTGCAGCACCGGCGACGAAGCGACGACCATCGCCTGCTGCCTGATGGATCGCCTTCCCGCGGCGCCGGCGTGGCAGGTCGAGATTCTCGGCACCGACGTCGGCGCCGGGGCTGTTGCTCAGGCTCGACTCGGCGCGTTCAGCGAGCGTGCGATGCGGCTCGTTCCCAAAGCCTACCGGCAGCGTTTTTTCGAGGCGGGCACAGGCGGAGCGTGTGCCACGATGAAGGCTGCTTACCGAAAGATGCTGCGATTTGAGACGCACAATCTGCTTGAGCCGCTCAAAGAAATGCCGTTCGACCTCGTGGTGCTCAAGAACGTGCTGATTTACTTCGACGCCGAATCGAAGAAGCGCGTGCTGTCGCAGATCAAGCGAGTGCTGCGGCCAGGCGGGTACCTGATCACCGGCGCCGCCGAGGGAGTGTCGGAGTTGGTCGGCGAATTTGAATCGACTTGCGGCTGGTTGCACCGGTGGCCGGGATCGAAGTAA